A window of Methanolobus sediminis contains these coding sequences:
- a CDS encoding DUF2769 domain-containing protein, which translates to MTDNDPCIPGKRGKYFGICTSYHHSKGCNCPKCPSYPEKGLFMFCSKGAYPGAEKKGCLCQECIIHSKFGLEGGYFCSE; encoded by the coding sequence TTGACAGATAATGATCCATGTATTCCGGGAAAACGCGGCAAATATTTTGGTATCTGTACTTCCTACCATCATTCAAAAGGTTGTAATTGTCCAAAATGTCCTTCTTATCCTGAGAAAGGACTGTTCATGTTCTGCTCTAAAGGTGCTTATCCGGGAGCAGAAAAGAAAGGATGTTTGTGTCAGGAGTGCATAATTCACAGCAAATTTGGTCTTGAAGGCGGGTATTTTTGTTCTGAGTAA
- the thrC gene encoding threonine synthase, translating to MKLYSTNLNTPEVSFQEALITGLAPDRGLYMPKSLPGFSKEEIDSFKDAPYPEIAYRVLSKVLEGEVDDESLKAITYDAYDYDVPLEQVDEQTYIMRLDRGPTASFKDFAARMMARLMQYYLSKENRSLTILTATSGDTGSAVADAFYGLDNIKVIVLFPTDEVSDRQRKQMTTLGKNITAISIDGKFDDCQAMVKQAFADEDLKHLNLSSANSINIGRLVPQSIYYIYAYAKLRDYPEEIIYSIPSGNFGNMMGCVLARTMGVPIKKIIASVNENNEVPTFLTTGKYDKIVPSKNCLSNAMNVGHPSNLARLIAVYGGVMDEQGNISKEPDMDKLRNDIYSSSVTDDETKATIKEIYETYNILIEPHGAVGIKGLLDFRAQSGDNTLAVTLETADPAKFPEHVKAQTGVEPELPESLKKVESKDEFMDYLGTEYPAFKKYLQEKLE from the coding sequence ATGAAACTCTACAGCACAAATCTTAACACACCGGAAGTAAGCTTTCAGGAAGCTCTCATTACCGGACTTGCACCGGACCGCGGGCTTTACATGCCAAAGAGCCTTCCAGGCTTCTCAAAGGAAGAGATCGATTCCTTCAAGGATGCTCCATATCCTGAGATCGCTTACAGAGTACTGAGCAAAGTACTTGAGGGTGAGGTCGACGATGAGTCACTCAAAGCCATCACATATGACGCTTATGACTACGATGTTCCGCTTGAACAGGTTGATGAGCAGACCTACATCATGAGACTTGACAGGGGACCCACCGCATCCTTCAAGGACTTCGCAGCCCGTATGATGGCAAGACTCATGCAGTATTACCTTAGCAAAGAGAACAGAAGCCTGACCATCCTCACCGCAACATCAGGTGATACAGGCAGCGCTGTTGCCGATGCATTCTATGGTCTTGACAACATTAAGGTCATTGTACTCTTCCCGACAGACGAGGTATCCGACCGCCAGCGCAAGCAGATGACAACACTTGGCAAGAATATAACCGCCATCTCAATTGATGGTAAATTCGATGACTGCCAGGCAATGGTAAAGCAGGCATTTGCAGACGAGGATCTCAAACACCTGAATCTTTCATCAGCAAACTCAATAAACATCGGTCGTCTTGTTCCCCAGTCTATCTACTACATCTACGCTTACGCAAAACTCAGGGACTATCCGGAGGAGATCATCTACTCCATCCCATCCGGTAACTTCGGTAATATGATGGGCTGTGTCCTGGCAAGGACCATGGGAGTTCCTATCAAGAAAATAATCGCCTCAGTCAATGAGAACAACGAGGTTCCAACTTTCCTGACTACAGGCAAGTATGACAAGATCGTACCTTCAAAGAACTGTCTCTCCAACGCAATGAACGTTGGTCACCCAAGCAACCTTGCAAGGCTCATCGCTGTTTACGGTGGAGTAATGGATGAGCAGGGTAACATCAGCAAAGAACCTGATATGGATAAGCTCAGGAATGACATTTATTCCAGCTCAGTAACTGATGATGAAACAAAGGCAACTATCAAGGAAATTTATGAGACGTACAACATCCTTATCGAGCCGCATGGTGCAGTAGGAATAAAGGGGCTTCTTGACTTCAGGGCACAGTCAGGTGACAACACACTTGCAGTAACCCTTGAAACAGCAGACCCTGCCAAGTTCCCTGAACATGTCAAAGCCCAGACGGGTGTTGAACCAGAACTTCCGGAGAGCCTGAAAAAGGTTGAATCAAAGGACGAGTTCATGGATTACCTTGGAACAGAGTATCCTGCTTTCAAGAAATATCTTCAGGAAAAGCTCGAATAA
- a CDS encoding metallophosphoesterase family protein: protein MTIVAVSDAHLGMEGAKESEFTDFIEYLKGRKIEHLVLLGDIIEIWRRDFTEAITDFSGTMTYISRMLKGTQVHYIAGNHDYSLLHLDSAFKNYLPFNIEKQVVIRSREQEFFFFHGYQLEVLCSPYYKSMKMYESFCDHMCLAGDNTGIAANKLWDIMLSKRSLLNSLKNFPKEPKSALMAMKQPPEIRIRDYQKNKIFRPIRELASTDNRHLMLDMHPEQYLIYGHTHEAYVDDDKMVANTGSWGFGDEHKLEYIEIVDDRVKLKEFNPGS from the coding sequence ATGACAATAGTGGCTGTTTCTGATGCTCATCTGGGTATGGAGGGAGCAAAAGAAAGTGAATTTACTGATTTCATAGAATATTTGAAGGGCAGGAAGATAGAACATCTTGTACTGCTGGGCGATATTATAGAAATATGGAGACGTGATTTCACAGAAGCGATTACGGATTTCTCGGGAACAATGACCTACATAAGCAGGATGCTGAAGGGAACTCAGGTCCATTATATCGCAGGGAACCATGATTATTCTCTCCTTCACCTTGATAGTGCTTTTAAAAATTATTTGCCGTTCAATATTGAAAAACAAGTGGTGATAAGGAGTAGGGAACAGGAATTCTTCTTTTTTCACGGATACCAGCTGGAAGTGCTGTGTAGCCCATATTACAAATCCATGAAAATGTATGAGAGTTTCTGCGACCACATGTGTCTTGCCGGAGATAATACTGGCATTGCAGCAAATAAACTATGGGACATAATGCTGTCTAAACGCTCGTTATTGAATAGCCTGAAAAATTTCCCCAAGGAACCTAAGTCTGCACTCATGGCTATGAAACAGCCACCTGAAATAAGGATCAGGGACTACCAGAAGAATAAGATATTCAGACCGATCAGAGAGCTTGCCAGCACAGATAACAGGCATTTGATGTTAGACATGCATCCTGAACAGTACCTGATATACGGACATACCCATGAGGCATACGTCGATGATGATAAAATGGTTGCAAATACCGGAAGCTGGGGATTTGGTGACGAACATAAACTGGAATATATCGAAATTGTCGATGACAGGGTAAAGTTGAAGGAATTCAACCCGGGTAGTTGA
- a CDS encoding flavodoxin family protein has product MKVVAINGSPRKEGNTAAMLKRLTSKLEAEGIETETIHIGGKKVHGCTACMKCFEKKNNLCIFDDDGINECITKMKDADGIVIGSPTYFADVTTETKALIDRAGYVSLANGGFFVRKAGAAVVAVRRAGAVHAYDSINHLFGITSMVTVGSSYWNLGIGLHPGDVNEDEEGMRTMDNLASNMAWLLKKINSE; this is encoded by the coding sequence ATGAAAGTAGTTGCAATAAACGGAAGCCCACGTAAAGAAGGAAACACAGCAGCAATGCTGAAAAGACTCACATCCAAGCTCGAAGCTGAAGGGATAGAAACCGAAACGATCCATATTGGCGGGAAGAAGGTTCACGGATGTACGGCATGTATGAAATGTTTTGAGAAAAAGAACAATCTTTGTATTTTCGATGATGATGGCATCAATGAGTGTATCACAAAGATGAAGGATGCTGACGGAATTGTGATCGGCTCACCAACTTACTTTGCTGATGTGACAACCGAGACAAAGGCGCTTATTGACCGTGCAGGATATGTATCTCTTGCAAACGGCGGGTTCTTTGTGAGAAAAGCCGGTGCAGCAGTCGTGGCAGTTCGCAGGGCAGGTGCGGTACATGCTTATGATTCCATCAATCACCTGTTCGGAATCACCAGCATGGTAACCGTGGGTTCATCTTACTGGAACCTTGGTATAGGACTTCATCCGGGAGATGTCAATGAGGATGAAGAGGGTATGAGGACAATGGACAACCTTGCATCTAACATGGCATGGTTGTTGAAGAAGATCAACTCTGAGTAA